The proteins below are encoded in one region of Planctopirus limnophila DSM 3776:
- a CDS encoding ammonium transporter, whose amino-acid sequence MTRSVALLGLTLLLTACCWSVSGQGFAQETPATPAAEAAATPAPAAAEEAKPAEAAPPADPIATLQATTDKLTVGLDSVFVLFCGFLVFFMNAGFGAVESGFARSKNTVNILSKNFIVFAVCTLGFYLFGWGLMFGGGDGSVSGDGGWYGAKGIMMISGADNSPKIATLGYEGDYGSIAWTGVPLMVKFFFQLVFAGTAATIVSGAVAERIKYHSFIIFCFIMMIVMYPITGHWIWGYGYLAAKWNFWDFAGSTVVHSVGGWAALTGAIILGPRIGKYANGKVNAIPGHSMMAAFLGCMILWLGWFGFNPGSCMAVGDGALIAQVAVNTNAAAAIAALTSTATAWIVLGKPDIGMTLNGCLAGLVAITAPAAFTDLNCSLIIGAVAGVLVVLSVLAFDRVGVDDPVGATSVHLVNGIFGTICVGLFTTADLSTTPITGGPKAGLFFGGGTEQLIAQLVGIGMVGIYTVVISALVWLVIKYTVGLRVKPEEEIEGLDMGEHGNEAYHGFVIQN is encoded by the coding sequence ATGACGCGTTCCGTGGCGCTCCTGGGACTCACACTACTTCTGACGGCATGTTGCTGGTCAGTATCTGGGCAAGGATTCGCCCAGGAAACACCAGCCACCCCAGCGGCTGAAGCCGCTGCCACACCAGCCCCTGCTGCTGCAGAGGAAGCCAAGCCCGCCGAGGCTGCTCCTCCTGCTGATCCGATCGCAACTTTGCAGGCGACAACCGACAAGCTGACTGTTGGCCTCGACTCAGTCTTCGTTCTCTTCTGCGGTTTCCTGGTGTTCTTCATGAACGCCGGTTTCGGTGCGGTGGAGTCTGGTTTTGCACGTTCGAAAAACACAGTGAACATTCTCTCGAAGAACTTCATTGTGTTCGCCGTCTGCACGTTAGGTTTCTATCTCTTCGGATGGGGCTTGATGTTTGGTGGCGGCGACGGTTCTGTCTCTGGAGATGGTGGCTGGTATGGCGCCAAAGGGATCATGATGATCTCGGGTGCCGACAACAGTCCGAAGATTGCCACTCTCGGGTATGAAGGTGATTATGGCTCAATTGCTTGGACTGGCGTCCCCTTGATGGTCAAGTTCTTCTTCCAACTGGTCTTCGCTGGAACTGCTGCCACAATCGTTTCCGGGGCCGTAGCTGAACGAATCAAGTATCACTCATTCATCATCTTCTGCTTTATTATGATGATCGTGATGTACCCAATCACAGGTCACTGGATCTGGGGTTATGGATATCTGGCTGCCAAGTGGAACTTTTGGGATTTTGCTGGTTCGACTGTCGTGCACTCTGTGGGCGGTTGGGCTGCATTGACCGGAGCCATCATCCTTGGCCCACGTATTGGCAAGTACGCCAATGGCAAAGTGAATGCGATCCCAGGTCACAGCATGATGGCTGCCTTCCTGGGCTGTATGATTCTCTGGCTCGGCTGGTTCGGTTTTAACCCTGGTAGTTGCATGGCGGTGGGTGATGGTGCCTTGATTGCACAAGTCGCCGTCAACACCAATGCCGCTGCTGCGATCGCAGCATTGACATCGACTGCCACTGCCTGGATCGTCCTTGGCAAGCCAGATATTGGGATGACACTCAACGGCTGCCTGGCTGGTCTTGTCGCTATTACGGCCCCTGCTGCTTTCACAGATCTGAATTGCTCTTTGATCATCGGTGCTGTCGCTGGTGTCCTCGTTGTCCTCTCAGTTCTCGCATTCGACCGAGTCGGTGTTGACGACCCCGTCGGTGCGACATCGGTCCACCTCGTCAACGGAATTTTTGGCACAATCTGCGTCGGACTCTTCACCACGGCAGATCTTTCAACCACCCCAATTACTGGTGGGCCAAAGGCTGGTCTGTTCTTCGGAGGCGGGACCGAGCAATTGATTGCCCAACTGGTGGGTATCGGAATGGTCGGAATTTACACAGTGGTGATTTCTGCCCTTGTCTGGCTGGTCATCAAGTACACCGTTGGCCTGCGTGTGAAGCCTGAAGAAGAAATCGAAGGT
- a CDS encoding Gfo/Idh/MocA family protein, with protein MPQNRREFLENSLSVGAALACAGGLNAVQAQETAPKKTGDKINVCVVGVNGRGGEHIRGFSNNPDSIVYAIVDVDQRVGESKAALIEKEYKHRPKVYTDLREAYADKNVDVVSVATPNHWHALAAIWAIQAGKDVYVEKPVSHNVVEGRRLVEAARKYNKIVQCGTQSRSNPGLKEAIKYIHDGQLGEVKLARGLCYKPRNSIGPRSNYEPPSTVNLDLWTGPAPLAPLTRKNFHYDWHWQWPYGNGDLGNQGIHQMDIARWALNENSIGDSVMSYGGRYGYEDAGDTANTQVCFHSFGDKRLIFEVRGLKTDAYMGAKVGVIVYGSEGYMVIPSYSSATVFSKDGKEIKQFKGGSDQNHYNNFIEAFKARDMSKLNAEILEGHLSSALCHVGNISYRLGSLESLSALENQLAKDPEGLETTQRFAEHLKANGVDLTGNKIQVGPLLKILPNETFTGPRSEEANAMLSREYRAPYLLPTTEQL; from the coding sequence ATGCCCCAGAATCGTCGTGAATTTCTTGAGAACAGCCTCTCAGTTGGCGCTGCTCTGGCCTGCGCGGGTGGCTTGAATGCTGTTCAGGCACAGGAAACTGCCCCGAAAAAAACTGGTGACAAAATCAATGTCTGTGTCGTGGGCGTGAATGGCAGGGGCGGCGAGCATATTCGAGGCTTCAGCAACAATCCCGATTCGATCGTTTACGCCATTGTGGATGTGGATCAGCGAGTCGGTGAATCCAAAGCTGCTCTGATTGAAAAAGAGTACAAGCATCGCCCTAAGGTCTATACCGATCTGCGTGAAGCGTATGCTGACAAGAATGTCGATGTCGTGAGTGTGGCGACTCCCAACCACTGGCATGCTCTGGCGGCGATCTGGGCGATTCAGGCCGGCAAAGACGTTTATGTCGAAAAACCTGTCAGTCATAATGTGGTCGAAGGTCGGCGACTCGTCGAAGCAGCCCGTAAGTACAACAAGATTGTGCAGTGCGGCACTCAAAGCCGATCGAACCCCGGATTGAAGGAAGCAATCAAGTACATTCATGATGGCCAGCTGGGGGAAGTCAAACTCGCACGCGGTCTCTGTTACAAGCCCCGGAACTCGATTGGGCCACGCAGCAACTACGAACCGCCATCGACTGTGAATCTCGATTTGTGGACTGGTCCGGCACCACTGGCGCCACTCACACGCAAGAATTTTCACTACGACTGGCATTGGCAATGGCCATACGGCAACGGCGATCTGGGGAATCAGGGGATTCACCAGATGGATATCGCCCGCTGGGCACTGAACGAAAACAGCATTGGCGACAGCGTCATGAGCTACGGCGGCCGATATGGCTATGAAGATGCCGGCGATACCGCCAACACCCAGGTCTGTTTCCATTCGTTTGGTGATAAGCGACTCATTTTCGAAGTTCGCGGCCTGAAAACCGATGCCTACATGGGAGCCAAAGTGGGCGTGATTGTTTATGGCAGCGAAGGCTACATGGTCATTCCCAGCTACTCCAGTGCGACGGTCTTCTCCAAGGATGGCAAGGAGATCAAGCAGTTCAAGGGTGGTTCAGACCAGAATCACTACAACAACTTTATCGAAGCGTTCAAAGCTCGCGATATGTCCAAGCTGAATGCCGAGATCCTGGAAGGGCACCTTTCCAGCGCTTTGTGCCATGTCGGCAACATTTCGTATCGTTTGGGTTCATTGGAGAGCTTGAGTGCACTGGAAAACCAGCTTGCCAAGGATCCTGAGGGGCTGGAAACCACCCAGCGGTTTGCCGAGCATTTGAAGGCGAATGGAGTTGATCTGACAGGTAACAAGATTCAGGTGGGACCGCTGCTCAAGATTCTCCCGAACGAGACATTCACTGGCCCTCGATCCGAAGAGGCCAATGCCATGCTTTCGAGGGAATACCGGGCGCCATATCTGCTGCCCACCACGGAACAGCTGTAA
- a CDS encoding redoxin domain-containing protein, with amino-acid sequence MVNARRQFEIHHRFSSNVWRLQRTFWIWSVVTCLSLALQVNGVCPAQESSASLVKTNTKPAISLPDSKPQHALETGEASKPLLNTQLLDQHSRVHEFREKSDTPLRVVVFINGDCPIARSYIPELNRLHEKWNEKTETVSLHAVWGNPFSTHAELRKFVEDYAIKFPIVFDPLAQLAHALKPTHVPESFLLDVQGRIAYRGRIDERWAAPGVKRAVVKTRDLETAVETLLLNPAAKIASTSAVGCLYDLIPTQELLRPNNDSTQQKLTWSQVTASIIYANCTHCHQANAVGPFPLETWQDVVNQRAQMIEEIQTSRMPPWMPDANCGEFLGQRSLSEIEKQALSKWVEQGTPSGELNEAPVPPPKKSTWELGPPDLIAEMAADFFIPADGPDLFQNFVIPLPLDSDKVVAAIEFQPGDASVVHHTLCFLDANHQGRKLDAKTPEPGYSSFGSPGFLPTGSIGGWSPGNTPRKLPGHMGRYLKKGSDLVLQIHYHPSGKATKDRSRVGIYFADQPKNIVAAVWAASYDIDIPAGERNYERRASYKLPQPVTLMGVIPHMHLLGKSFTAQAVLPDNTIQPIIRISNWKYAWQDEFHLSQPIHLPAGTRLEIIAAWDNSEENPLNPSNPPRRVTWGEQTTDEMVYGFFLVAAEEPKKLIPLALDNISVDLKSRALHGHPIR; translated from the coding sequence ATGGTCAATGCCCGTAGACAGTTTGAAATCCACCATCGATTCTCCTCGAACGTGTGGCGACTGCAACGAACTTTCTGGATCTGGTCTGTCGTGACCTGTCTGAGTCTGGCATTACAGGTCAATGGTGTCTGTCCTGCGCAAGAATCATCTGCGTCTCTCGTGAAGACAAATACAAAACCCGCAATTTCGTTGCCCGACTCAAAGCCTCAGCACGCTCTCGAAACGGGAGAGGCTTCGAAACCACTATTGAATACCCAACTGCTCGACCAGCACTCGCGCGTTCACGAGTTTCGCGAGAAGTCTGATACGCCATTACGAGTTGTGGTGTTTATCAACGGCGATTGCCCGATTGCTCGCAGCTACATCCCCGAACTGAATCGACTTCACGAAAAATGGAACGAAAAAACCGAAACCGTTTCATTGCATGCCGTCTGGGGGAATCCATTCTCAACACATGCTGAATTACGGAAATTCGTCGAGGATTACGCGATCAAGTTCCCGATCGTTTTCGATCCCCTGGCCCAACTCGCTCATGCACTTAAACCAACACACGTTCCCGAATCTTTTCTTCTCGATGTTCAAGGGAGAATCGCTTACCGCGGCCGGATCGACGAACGCTGGGCCGCCCCGGGTGTGAAGCGTGCCGTCGTCAAAACTCGCGATCTGGAAACGGCGGTCGAGACACTCCTGCTGAACCCGGCTGCCAAAATCGCTTCCACCTCGGCTGTTGGATGCCTTTACGACTTGATCCCAACTCAAGAACTTCTGCGTCCGAATAATGACTCGACGCAACAAAAGTTGACCTGGTCTCAAGTAACCGCGTCCATCATTTACGCAAACTGCACACATTGTCATCAGGCAAACGCCGTCGGGCCCTTTCCACTGGAAACATGGCAGGATGTCGTCAACCAGCGGGCTCAGATGATCGAGGAAATCCAGACATCCCGGATGCCTCCATGGATGCCTGATGCCAATTGTGGCGAATTCCTGGGACAGCGAAGCTTGTCCGAGATCGAGAAACAGGCACTCTCCAAATGGGTTGAGCAAGGGACACCCAGCGGAGAACTGAACGAAGCCCCTGTGCCTCCACCAAAGAAATCCACCTGGGAACTGGGCCCGCCTGATCTAATTGCCGAGATGGCTGCAGACTTCTTCATCCCAGCGGATGGCCCGGATCTTTTTCAGAACTTTGTGATCCCGTTGCCTCTGGATAGTGACAAAGTCGTGGCGGCCATCGAGTTTCAACCGGGGGATGCGAGTGTGGTCCACCATACGCTCTGTTTTCTCGATGCCAATCACCAGGGTCGCAAGCTCGATGCAAAAACTCCTGAGCCCGGATACAGCAGCTTCGGCAGCCCCGGCTTTCTCCCCACCGGTTCAATTGGTGGCTGGTCTCCAGGAAATACACCGCGAAAATTACCTGGGCACATGGGACGATACTTAAAGAAAGGTTCCGATCTGGTGCTGCAGATTCATTATCACCCTTCCGGGAAAGCCACCAAAGATCGCTCGCGCGTGGGAATCTATTTTGCCGATCAGCCGAAGAATATTGTCGCTGCTGTCTGGGCCGCCAGTTATGACATTGATATTCCCGCTGGTGAACGGAACTACGAACGACGAGCTTCGTACAAATTGCCCCAACCCGTGACATTAATGGGGGTGATCCCTCACATGCATCTGTTGGGAAAGTCATTTACCGCGCAGGCTGTCTTGCCGGACAACACAATTCAGCCCATCATCCGGATCTCGAATTGGAAATATGCCTGGCAGGACGAATTTCATCTTTCTCAGCCGATCCATCTCCCCGCAGGAACCCGGCTCGAAATCATCGCTGCGTGGGATAACTCAGAGGAAAATCCATTAAACCCGTCGAATCCGCCTCGTCGTGTGACCTGGGGTGAGCAGACCACCGATGAAATGGTTTACGGTTTCTTTCTCGTGGCGGCTGAAGAGCCCAAAAAGCTGATTCCGCTGGCTCTCGACAATATCTCCGTTGATCTCAAGAGCAGAGCCCTGCACGGGCATCCCATTCGTTAA
- a CDS encoding serine/threonine protein kinase, with the protein MIPPARPHYELLPMSVKTDIAGVVIDGARYEVRSKLGEGSMGLVYRAFDARLQTEVVLKVPTAATLSDPEFAERFQREIRSLVQLKHPHIVTIHDVGDHEGVPYVVMQYLSGGSLRDRIYEGSQQVAQPPSSLQDWLMNVARALDFIHQQHFIHRDVKPANILFDQFGNAYLSDFGLAKALSATQEEPAKRDASLTAAGFLVGTPNYVAPELIMGHAIDGRVDQYSLAMTVYECLAGCVPVEGPTASATMVNQTGMKIPPLSKYQANLSDRLSEAVIKGLAKNQARRYANCVEFAEAVLEAASQRSSSRLAASGTVTLPTASMVAEREAATAARSGSITPSPANSASQRMAKISRGTPGSVPCPECGKVLPLKPQFAGKKARCAKCLSLLLIGPDIASLKWIAPPPKAEPEEEDLPQAPLSSAPKIRRQKSGQASTSRNAQSKTAKSRQLSDSEIDALLGEEVFGWRFSKKAIAIVGGSVLIVTLMACVLIGWWFNAQELRKEREQMRIKTLGNREINKGQKPSREED; encoded by the coding sequence GTGATTCCTCCCGCCAGACCTCATTACGAGTTGCTTCCCATGTCCGTCAAGACCGACATAGCTGGTGTCGTCATTGATGGGGCTCGCTACGAAGTTCGCTCCAAACTGGGCGAAGGGAGTATGGGTCTGGTCTACCGGGCTTTTGATGCCCGTTTGCAGACCGAAGTCGTTCTTAAAGTGCCGACTGCCGCCACGTTGAGCGATCCGGAGTTTGCGGAACGATTCCAGCGGGAAATTCGCTCTCTGGTACAGCTCAAGCATCCGCATATCGTCACAATCCACGATGTGGGTGATCACGAAGGTGTGCCCTATGTGGTGATGCAGTATCTTTCGGGTGGCAGTTTGCGAGATCGCATTTACGAAGGCTCACAGCAGGTCGCACAACCTCCATCATCGTTGCAAGACTGGCTGATGAACGTCGCCCGCGCTCTCGATTTCATCCATCAGCAACATTTCATTCACCGCGATGTCAAACCGGCCAATATTCTCTTTGATCAGTTTGGAAATGCCTACCTCAGTGATTTTGGTCTCGCCAAAGCACTTTCTGCCACCCAGGAAGAACCTGCCAAGCGAGATGCATCGCTGACAGCAGCCGGATTTCTCGTCGGGACACCGAACTATGTGGCTCCAGAGTTGATTATGGGCCACGCGATCGATGGTCGTGTTGACCAGTACTCTCTGGCCATGACTGTCTACGAATGTTTAGCGGGCTGTGTTCCCGTGGAAGGTCCCACAGCCTCCGCCACCATGGTGAATCAGACAGGGATGAAGATTCCCCCGTTGAGTAAGTATCAGGCGAATCTCTCTGACCGACTTTCAGAGGCCGTCATCAAAGGCCTGGCCAAAAATCAGGCCCGGCGTTACGCCAACTGTGTCGAGTTCGCTGAAGCGGTGCTGGAAGCCGCCTCTCAAAGAAGCTCTTCGCGTCTTGCCGCTAGTGGAACAGTCACGCTACCGACAGCGTCGATGGTCGCCGAGCGGGAAGCTGCCACTGCTGCCCGAAGTGGTTCCATCACTCCCTCGCCTGCGAACAGTGCTTCGCAGCGTATGGCGAAGATTTCACGCGGCACCCCGGGCAGTGTCCCTTGCCCCGAGTGTGGCAAGGTTCTGCCACTCAAACCTCAATTTGCGGGGAAAAAGGCTCGTTGTGCAAAATGCCTGAGTCTGCTCCTCATCGGGCCCGATATTGCTTCGCTTAAATGGATTGCCCCACCACCCAAGGCTGAACCGGAAGAGGAAGATCTGCCACAGGCACCACTTTCTTCTGCCCCTAAAATCAGACGCCAAAAAAGTGGTCAGGCAAGTACTTCCCGCAATGCGCAGTCCAAAACAGCCAAAAGCAGACAGCTCAGCGATTCAGAAATTGACGCGCTTCTCGGGGAAGAAGTTTTTGGTTGGCGATTCTCCAAGAAAGCCATCGCGATTGTGGGCGGAAGTGTCCTGATCGTCACGCTCATGGCCTGTGTCTTGATTGGTTGGTGGTTCAACGCTCAAGAACTGAGAAAAGAGCGAGAACAGATGCGTATCAAAACACTGGGAAATCGAGAAATCAACAAGGGACAGAAACCTAGCCGAGAAGAGGATTAA
- a CDS encoding TlpA family protein disulfide reductase, giving the protein MIRQNFPAQSMTKLRSEQALTERFFTERWLCLVLSCLCISCLTASSALAQISPSATEAQLKISNRSWADLIAMLPMYRGKVVVIDLWSTSCDPCLKEYPGILALQKKYPQEIVCVSMNCDYIGVKTKPVEYYRPRVVEFLQSQNSNIVHLMCNEPADELFEKLKLDSIPAVYVFDQQGQQVKRFDGQYTREGSNASATQSPGKPAADSEEDEEESKFSYIEDVAPFVEKLLKK; this is encoded by the coding sequence ATGATTCGCCAAAACTTCCCGGCTCAGAGCATGACGAAATTGCGATCAGAGCAGGCTTTGACAGAGCGTTTTTTCACCGAACGATGGTTATGCCTCGTTTTGTCGTGCTTGTGCATTTCCTGCCTGACGGCCAGCTCTGCCTTGGCTCAGATCTCTCCTTCAGCGACAGAGGCCCAGTTAAAGATTTCGAATCGAAGTTGGGCTGATCTCATTGCCATGTTGCCGATGTATCGCGGCAAAGTTGTTGTCATCGACCTGTGGTCAACATCGTGTGATCCCTGCCTGAAGGAGTATCCTGGGATTCTGGCTCTGCAGAAAAAGTATCCCCAGGAAATCGTCTGTGTTTCGATGAATTGCGATTACATCGGTGTCAAAACTAAACCCGTCGAATATTACAGACCGCGAGTTGTTGAGTTTCTTCAGTCTCAAAATTCGAACATTGTCCATCTGATGTGCAATGAGCCTGCCGACGAGCTCTTCGAAAAACTCAAGCTCGACTCGATACCTGCTGTCTACGTTTTTGATCAGCAGGGCCAGCAGGTCAAAAGGTTCGATGGTCAATACACCCGCGAAGGCAGTAATGCCTCTGCGACTCAATCACCAGGAAAACCAGCCGCAGATTCTGAGGAAGACGAAGAGGAGTCCAAGTTCTCCTATATAGAAGATGTCGCCCCTTTCGTGGAAAAGTTGCTGAAAAAATGA
- the pgsA gene encoding CDP-diacylglycerol--glycerol-3-phosphate 3-phosphatidyltransferase, producing MPSEKTLNLPNSITVLRFFLGIIVFAMIDRGGWWIATAVLFVIAVATDVLDGYIARKYNIVTTFGRIVDPFVDKFITTGVFLFLLPISQQSGVTAWMVIAVLAREMLVTSLRGFLEQKGHDFSASGWGKLKMFLQCAGATAALLLMDERLRAVPGLLLTRDLLLWLMTIVTVYTGWIYIVRAASILRKESQSE from the coding sequence ATGCCCAGTGAGAAAACGCTCAATCTTCCCAACAGCATTACGGTGCTGCGATTTTTCCTGGGGATTATTGTCTTCGCGATGATTGATCGAGGAGGCTGGTGGATCGCCACGGCTGTGCTCTTTGTGATTGCCGTGGCGACCGATGTGCTGGATGGCTACATCGCCCGCAAATACAACATTGTGACAACCTTTGGACGGATTGTTGACCCCTTCGTCGATAAGTTCATTACGACAGGAGTGTTTCTGTTTCTGCTCCCCATCAGCCAGCAATCCGGTGTCACAGCCTGGATGGTGATTGCTGTTCTGGCCAGAGAAATGCTCGTGACCAGTCTCCGGGGATTTCTCGAACAGAAAGGGCATGATTTCTCTGCCAGCGGCTGGGGCAAACTCAAAATGTTTCTGCAATGTGCCGGTGCCACAGCGGCTTTACTACTGATGGACGAAAGGCTCCGTGCCGTTCCGGGCCTGTTGCTCACCAGGGATCTCCTCCTCTGGTTGATGACCATCGTCACCGTTTACACAGGCTGGATCTACATTGTTCGAGCAGCGTCAATCCTGCGGAAAGAATCGCAATCCGAATAG
- the proB gene encoding glutamate 5-kinase yields MVDILAAVTQPVSQERMVWLKGVRSVVVKVGTNVLSDANDQLDDQRIAHLASQLHGIVASGRKVVLVSSGAIGAGMSLLGLKTRPKDLPHLQAAAATGQAHLIETYDRHFRRFGFHAAQLLLTANDFKNRSRYLNVRNTLLTLGEYNTIPIVNENDTVSTQEIKLGDNDRLAAMVANLIPADLLIVLSVVDGLLTGDPSSPESRRIPIVERFDEDLLSLVGASKSSRGTGGMRSKLESVRTATAVGTHVVIAHGKCDGVIESILEGKDVGTFFAAEQQAIPAWKRWIGFTLPPKGRLQLDAGARNAVEHLGRSLLAIGVVGVEGDFEKGEVVSLVDSEGEEFARGLVNYDAVSARAVAGKKREEMAKILGEIPYDEVIHRDNLVVTSIPTGQA; encoded by the coding sequence ATGGTCGACATTTTGGCTGCCGTAACGCAGCCTGTTTCACAAGAACGAATGGTCTGGCTGAAGGGGGTTCGCAGCGTCGTCGTCAAGGTTGGTACAAATGTTCTATCAGACGCCAATGACCAGCTTGATGACCAGCGGATTGCACATCTGGCAAGCCAACTCCATGGGATTGTCGCATCCGGGCGAAAAGTTGTGCTGGTTTCGAGTGGTGCCATTGGGGCGGGGATGAGTCTTTTGGGGCTCAAGACTCGACCCAAAGACTTGCCTCACTTACAGGCGGCGGCGGCCACTGGCCAGGCACATCTGATTGAGACGTATGATCGGCATTTTCGCCGATTTGGTTTTCATGCCGCTCAATTGCTGCTCACAGCCAATGATTTCAAGAACCGGTCGAGATATCTGAATGTCCGCAACACACTGCTGACACTTGGTGAATACAACACCATTCCGATTGTGAATGAGAATGACACCGTCAGCACTCAGGAAATCAAACTGGGGGATAACGATCGCCTGGCGGCGATGGTTGCGAATCTGATCCCTGCTGATCTGCTGATTGTCCTTTCGGTTGTCGATGGTTTGCTTACGGGTGATCCATCCTCCCCGGAAAGTCGGCGGATACCGATTGTCGAGCGATTTGACGAAGATCTACTTTCGCTCGTCGGCGCCAGCAAAAGCAGTCGTGGGACAGGGGGTATGCGCAGCAAACTGGAATCTGTGAGAACAGCAACGGCTGTGGGGACACATGTGGTCATTGCTCATGGCAAGTGTGATGGAGTGATCGAATCGATCCTTGAAGGAAAAGATGTCGGAACTTTCTTTGCAGCCGAGCAACAGGCGATTCCTGCCTGGAAGCGATGGATTGGTTTCACCTTGCCACCGAAAGGACGCCTGCAACTGGATGCCGGTGCTCGGAACGCTGTCGAGCATCTCGGTCGATCACTTCTGGCAATTGGAGTGGTGGGTGTCGAAGGAGACTTTGAAAAAGGGGAAGTCGTCTCGCTGGTCGATTCTGAGGGCGAAGAGTTTGCCCGTGGGCTCGTCAATTACGATGCCGTTTCAGCCAGAGCTGTGGCTGGCAAGAAACGCGAGGAGATGGCGAAGATTCTGGGGGAGATTCCTTACGACGAAGTGATTCACCGAGATAATCTGGTGGTCACTTCGATCCCGACAGGACAGGCATAA
- the yidD gene encoding membrane protein insertion efficiency factor YidD, with protein MSEDNDKSERNTPPVDSLESTPQQSVGQNLIFTRCSLIGVFLLSAISWILSFVLIAAVKVYQWTISPLLGPVCRFHPSCSQYFILAVKKYGPIWGTFKGLYRITRCHPWNPGGYDPP; from the coding sequence ATGAGTGAAGACAACGACAAATCTGAAAGGAATACTCCACCCGTTGACTCGCTCGAAAGCACCCCTCAGCAGTCTGTCGGGCAGAACTTGATATTCACCCGATGCTCTTTGATCGGTGTCTTTCTCCTGTCTGCTATCAGCTGGATTTTGTCATTCGTACTGATTGCGGCGGTAAAGGTCTACCAGTGGACCATCAGCCCGCTCCTGGGCCCCGTCTGCCGGTTTCATCCCTCCTGCAGTCAGTATTTCATCCTGGCAGTGAAGAAGTACGGGCCCATCTGGGGCACATTCAAAGGACTTTATCGAATTACCAGATGTCATCCCTGGAATCCGGGAGGGTATGATCCCCCATGA
- the rnpA gene encoding ribonuclease P protein component produces MYRFVKAQHLRRPAEFELVYRHKQKVADGVLLVFARRRSAHVPNQRTTETQNEDLSITRLGLSVSKRRGNAVVRNREKRLIREAFRLTQHERPPGLDLIVVPIATTPLTLDQVKQSLVKLSRKLDRRIPQTSNTLASAPETTDAEASPGVSENSQTPQGSSE; encoded by the coding sequence ATGTACCGATTTGTCAAAGCCCAGCATCTAAGGCGACCTGCCGAGTTCGAGCTGGTCTATCGCCACAAACAGAAAGTGGCCGATGGGGTGTTGCTGGTCTTTGCCAGACGACGATCAGCCCATGTTCCCAATCAACGGACTACAGAAACTCAAAACGAAGATCTGTCAATCACCCGCCTGGGTCTTTCCGTTTCGAAGCGGCGAGGAAATGCCGTGGTGCGCAATCGCGAGAAGCGATTGATTCGCGAAGCCTTCCGGTTGACTCAACATGAGCGTCCTCCAGGGCTGGATCTGATTGTGGTGCCCATCGCCACGACACCTTTGACGCTCGATCAGGTCAAGCAATCTCTCGTGAAACTCAGTCGAAAACTGGATCGGAGAATCCCACAGACATCGAACACACTTGCCTCAGCACCAGAAACCACCGACGCAGAGGCAAGTCCGGGTGTGTCAGAAAATTCCCAGACGCCCCAGGGATCTTCGGAATGA